In Burkholderia savannae, one genomic interval encodes:
- a CDS encoding sialidase family protein translates to MLACLFCASVVASSAPQVPPAAPPGRVIAHSAAATHVFLGSPSLAILPDGTYVASHDMFGPSALPDEVHVFASHDSGQTWEKLSVVAGQYWSSLFVVGGALYLMGTDRSMGTPVIRRSTDGGATWTTPNDVQSGRFALNGRYITGAVPVLVDRGRVWRAFEVIDGGDLRSLVLSAPADGDLLDTRNWRTPKPLPSDHSWLNNNFLTWEEGSVVSTGERDPAIVLRVNTKHGPEKAALVRVLADGRSLSFDPAHDFVDFPGGGKKFTIRFDSRSGRYWSLANAVPNADGSANLERVRNTLALTSSPDLRHWSVERVLLQSVDQQRHGFQYADWQFEGDDIVAVVRMAFDDSEGGARNQHDSNYVTFVRVRDFRHVEAAKRIEADSH, encoded by the coding sequence ATGCTGGCCTGCCTGTTCTGCGCGTCCGTCGTTGCGTCGTCGGCCCCACAAGTGCCGCCCGCCGCGCCGCCCGGCCGGGTGATCGCGCACAGCGCGGCGGCGACGCACGTGTTCCTCGGCTCGCCGTCGCTCGCGATCCTGCCCGACGGCACCTATGTCGCGTCGCACGACATGTTCGGCCCGTCCGCGCTGCCCGACGAAGTGCACGTGTTCGCGTCGCACGACAGCGGGCAGACCTGGGAAAAGCTGAGCGTCGTGGCCGGCCAATACTGGTCGTCGCTTTTCGTCGTCGGTGGCGCGCTGTACTTGATGGGCACCGATCGCTCGATGGGCACGCCGGTGATTCGCCGCTCGACGGACGGCGGCGCGACGTGGACGACGCCGAACGACGTGCAATCCGGACGCTTCGCGCTCAACGGCCGCTACATCACGGGGGCCGTGCCGGTACTCGTCGACCGGGGCCGCGTATGGCGCGCGTTCGAAGTCATCGACGGCGGCGACCTGCGTTCGCTCGTGCTATCCGCACCCGCCGACGGAGATCTGCTCGACACGCGCAACTGGCGCACGCCGAAGCCGCTGCCGTCCGATCATTCGTGGCTCAACAACAACTTTCTGACGTGGGAGGAAGGCAGCGTCGTGTCGACGGGCGAGCGCGATCCGGCGATCGTGTTGCGCGTGAACACGAAGCACGGGCCGGAGAAGGCGGCGCTCGTGCGCGTGCTCGCGGACGGCCGGTCGCTGTCGTTCGATCCGGCGCACGACTTCGTCGATTTTCCGGGCGGCGGCAAGAAATTCACGATCCGATTCGATTCCCGCTCGGGACGCTACTGGTCGCTCGCGAACGCGGTGCCGAACGCCGACGGCAGCGCGAATCTCGAACGCGTGAGAAACACGCTCGCGCTGACGTCGTCGCCCGATCTGCGTCACTGGAGCGTCGAGCGCGTGCTGCTTCAGAGCGTGGATCAGCAGCGGCACGGCTTTCAGTATGCGGATTGGCAATTCGAAGGCGACGACATCGTCGCGGTCGTGCGGATGGCTTTCGACGATAGCGAAGGCGGCGCACGCAATCAGCACGATTCGAACTACGTAACGTTCGTGCGGGTGCGCGATTTCAGGCATGTGGAGGCGGCGAAGCGCATCGAGGCAGATTCGCATTGA
- a CDS encoding phosphatase PAP2 family protein has protein sequence MWSAISDLGDAALTLPLSVVCCAWLVRSSPERRDALSWLVLLAAGMLVVGLTKILYAGCGVQIRAIDFRVVSGHTMLASAVWPMALLLGLQWLRSDMALTAGLVLAALIGTARVFDKAHTVSEVIAGWAVGTLVTLSFVLWKGAPAVSRRLWLYASVSLMAVLAVSYGRHAPIQAAIEQYSPFLCRQLPW, from the coding sequence ATGTGGTCTGCCATCAGCGATCTGGGCGACGCCGCCTTGACCCTTCCTCTTTCCGTCGTCTGCTGCGCGTGGCTCGTCCGCTCGTCGCCCGAGCGGCGCGACGCGCTGTCGTGGCTCGTGCTGCTCGCGGCCGGCATGCTCGTCGTCGGCTTGACGAAGATCCTCTACGCGGGGTGCGGCGTGCAGATTCGCGCGATCGACTTTCGCGTCGTCAGCGGCCACACGATGCTCGCATCGGCGGTGTGGCCGATGGCGCTCCTGCTCGGCCTGCAATGGCTGCGCTCGGACATGGCATTGACGGCGGGTCTCGTGCTCGCCGCGTTGATCGGCACGGCACGCGTGTTCGACAAAGCACATACGGTGTCCGAAGTAATCGCCGGATGGGCGGTCGGCACGCTCGTCACGCTGTCGTTCGTGCTATGGAAAGGCGCACCCGCTGTGTCGCGACGCCTTTGGCTGTACGCGTCGGTTTCGCTAATGGCAGTGCTCGCCGTCTCCTACGGGAGACACGCGCCGATTCAAGCTGCGATCGAGCAATACTCGCCGTTCCTCTGCCGTCAACTCCCCTGGTGA
- a CDS encoding helix-turn-helix domain-containing protein: MHAGRMAEIFNLVNRFRHADAESGGDYEMLLLSAKGGAVYSSSGIPVWSQPLHERALDSVHAIFAIGEPDASDRDDEKVSEWLRNARAHVRAADGARRLLGLTNLERGDVAADDLSIDTMLSGAASAEKVHPTAAERAAFSAALAVIRHDCGDGVAHEVAERLCPEIAARPAESAFAAREARASKLIRASVQQLRDNSANRISIADTAHAAAMSERNFLRRFKQEIGVTPSEFVQKVRLAHACHMLVHTDLPVDKIARRTGLGSGDRLAKLFRQHLSMSPTEYRAVERSRGAGADLACGEFESRLSESIS, translated from the coding sequence ATGCACGCGGGACGCATGGCGGAGATCTTCAATCTCGTCAACCGTTTCCGACATGCAGACGCGGAATCCGGCGGCGATTACGAGATGTTGCTGCTGTCGGCGAAGGGCGGTGCGGTGTATTCGTCGTCCGGCATTCCCGTTTGGTCCCAGCCGCTGCACGAGCGCGCGCTCGACAGCGTGCATGCGATTTTCGCAATCGGCGAACCGGATGCGTCCGATCGTGACGATGAAAAGGTGTCCGAATGGTTGCGCAACGCGCGGGCCCACGTTCGCGCGGCGGACGGGGCGCGTCGCCTGTTGGGGCTCACGAATCTCGAGCGCGGCGATGTGGCCGCGGATGATCTGTCGATCGACACGATGCTCTCAGGCGCCGCGTCCGCCGAGAAAGTCCATCCGACCGCGGCGGAACGTGCTGCATTCTCGGCCGCGCTCGCCGTCATTCGACACGATTGCGGCGACGGCGTCGCGCACGAGGTTGCCGAGCGTTTGTGCCCGGAGATCGCCGCCCGGCCCGCCGAGTCGGCGTTCGCCGCGCGAGAGGCGCGTGCGAGCAAGTTGATTCGCGCGTCGGTCCAACAACTGCGCGACAACAGCGCGAACCGCATTTCGATCGCCGACACGGCGCATGCGGCGGCGATGAGCGAGCGCAACTTCCTGCGCCGATTCAAGCAGGAGATCGGCGTGACGCCGTCGGAGTTCGTGCAGAAAGTTCGGCTCGCGCATGCATGCCACATGCTCGTGCATACCGACCTTCCGGTCGACAAGATCGCGCGGCGCACGGGGCTCGGCAGCGGCGATCGTCTCGCGAAACTGTTTCGCCAGCATCTGTCGATGTCGCCGACCGAGTATCGCGCAGTCGAGCGCAGCCGAGGCGCAGGCGCGGATCTCGCATGCGGCGAATTCGAGTCGCGGCTGAGCGAATCGATTTCATAA
- a CDS encoding sugar transferase has product MPAIFPRVVDIAVIVVGAFLPILIEASGSPNAQFFDGSLVAFAAALSLSVFPACGIYESSRRRSPVHLISRTALAWLVVQGGTVALLYALRRAQILSSEWFAYWTVTSGIGLLIFRAVTLAIFGLVERASRQVKAATLDQVGHVAHRMRTSGIAKRIVKRAFDVAAASCLIAVLSPVLAVIAFLVMRDGGPAVFGHMRIGRDGRRFKCLKFRSMVMNADAVLKSLLERDPHARAEWAREFKLKNDVRITPIGRFLRRSSLDELPQLLNVVKGEMSLVGPRPIVEAELARYGEDVRYYLAAKPGMTGLWQVSGRNDTDYATRVSLDVSYVKEWSLRRDLYILLKTVNVVLRGSGAY; this is encoded by the coding sequence ATGCCAGCGATATTTCCCAGAGTCGTCGACATCGCGGTGATCGTGGTCGGCGCGTTCCTTCCGATCCTGATCGAGGCGTCCGGCAGCCCGAACGCGCAGTTCTTCGACGGATCGCTGGTGGCGTTCGCCGCTGCGCTGTCGCTGTCGGTTTTTCCCGCATGTGGGATCTACGAGTCGTCCCGGCGGCGCTCGCCCGTGCATCTGATCAGCCGCACCGCGCTCGCATGGCTCGTCGTGCAGGGCGGCACCGTCGCGCTGCTGTACGCGCTGCGCCGCGCGCAAATTCTCTCGAGCGAGTGGTTCGCGTACTGGACGGTCACGAGCGGCATAGGGCTGTTGATTTTTCGTGCGGTCACGCTCGCTATCTTCGGCCTTGTCGAGCGCGCGAGCCGTCAGGTGAAGGCCGCGACGCTCGATCAGGTGGGCCACGTCGCGCATCGCATGCGCACGTCGGGCATCGCGAAGCGGATCGTCAAGCGCGCGTTCGACGTGGCCGCCGCGTCGTGCTTGATCGCGGTGTTATCGCCGGTGCTCGCCGTGATCGCTTTTCTCGTCATGCGCGACGGCGGCCCGGCCGTATTCGGGCACATGCGCATCGGGCGGGACGGCCGCCGCTTCAAGTGCCTGAAATTCCGCTCGATGGTGATGAACGCCGACGCCGTGCTGAAGTCGCTGCTCGAACGCGATCCGCACGCGCGCGCGGAATGGGCGCGCGAATTCAAGTTGAAGAACGACGTGCGAATCACGCCGATCGGCCGCTTCCTGCGTCGAAGCAGCCTCGACGAACTGCCGCAGCTGCTGAACGTCGTGAAGGGCGAGATGAGCCTCGTCGGGCCGCGGCCGATCGTCGAGGCGGAGCTTGCGCGCTACGGCGAGGACGTTCGCTACTACCTCGCCGCGAAGCCCGGCATGACCGGACTGTGGCAGGTGAGCGGCCGCAACGATACCGATTACGCGACACGCGTTTCGCTCGACGTGTCGTATGTGAAGGAATGGTCGCTTCGACGCGATCTGTACATCCTGTTGAAAACGGTCAACGTGGTCCTACGCGGATCGGGCGCGTATTGA
- a CDS encoding polysaccharide biosynthesis/export family protein — MGSLGEAGGVAPPTRTYGARVRLLTMWVPLCVVLAGCGVAPGMRMKQPANVPVSSADASASTEAGREPRGEQLPVPITNIDLNLIRTLRAAQRGARGASDLATPVSGYTIGRGDVLQITVWDHPELAAALGAQQQTAARTADAPAGFVVDQDGTLQFPFVGRIAVAGLKPEQVQARLARKLAETFRDPQVTVRIASFRAKQVYIEGEVHTPGSQPLNDIPMTLHDAVSRAGGFSTSADQSRVMLVRNGVEQRIDLSGAGQGINPSRVVLKDGDLLRIPPRDESGVFVMGEVNKPVTALPMRNGRLMLSDALSQAGSLNATTADAAQLYVIRGSLDAKPQIYRLDASSPVAMVLANQFELEPKDIVYVDGNGLVRFSRVLSLLLPAVNAGLTAAVVTK, encoded by the coding sequence ATGGGTAGTCTGGGGGAAGCAGGCGGCGTCGCGCCGCCGACACGCACGTACGGCGCACGCGTGCGTTTGTTGACGATGTGGGTGCCGCTATGCGTGGTGCTCGCCGGATGCGGCGTCGCGCCGGGCATGCGGATGAAGCAGCCGGCGAACGTGCCGGTATCGAGCGCTGACGCAAGCGCGTCGACTGAGGCCGGCCGCGAGCCGCGCGGCGAGCAACTGCCGGTTCCGATCACGAACATCGATCTGAATCTGATCCGCACGCTGCGCGCCGCGCAGCGCGGCGCGCGCGGCGCGTCCGATCTCGCGACGCCGGTGTCCGGCTACACGATAGGGCGCGGCGACGTGCTGCAGATCACGGTCTGGGATCATCCCGAGCTCGCGGCGGCGCTCGGCGCGCAGCAGCAGACGGCCGCGCGCACGGCCGATGCGCCGGCAGGCTTCGTCGTCGATCAAGACGGCACGCTGCAGTTTCCGTTCGTCGGACGCATCGCCGTCGCCGGGCTCAAGCCCGAGCAGGTGCAGGCGCGGCTCGCACGCAAGCTCGCGGAGACGTTTCGCGATCCGCAGGTGACGGTGCGCATCGCGTCGTTCCGCGCGAAGCAGGTCTATATCGAAGGCGAAGTGCATACGCCAGGCTCGCAGCCGCTCAACGACATTCCGATGACGCTGCACGACGCGGTGAGCCGCGCGGGCGGTTTCTCGACGAGCGCGGACCAGAGCCGCGTGATGCTCGTGCGCAACGGCGTCGAGCAACGGATCGATCTGTCGGGCGCCGGGCAGGGGATCAATCCTTCGCGGGTCGTCCTCAAGGACGGCGATCTGCTGCGCATTCCGCCGCGCGACGAGAGCGGCGTGTTCGTGATGGGCGAGGTCAACAAGCCGGTCACCGCGCTGCCGATGCGCAACGGCCGCTTGATGCTGAGCGACGCGCTATCGCAGGCAGGCAGCCTGAACGCGACGACGGCCGATGCGGCGCAGCTGTATGTGATTCGCGGCTCGCTCGACGCGAAGCCGCAGATCTACCGGCTCGACGCGAGCTCGCCTGTCGCGATGGTGCTCGCGAACCAGTTCGAGCTCGAGCCGAAGGACATCGTCTATGTCGACGGCAACGGGCTCGTGCGGTTCAGCCGCGTGCTCAGCCTGTTGCTGCCGGCCGTCAACGCCGGCCTGACCGCGGCGGTCGTGACCAAATGA
- a CDS encoding low molecular weight protein-tyrosine-phosphatase, which translates to MIESILVVCEGNLCRSPMAAAFFAAALPGRAVTSAGFDALVGLPAAPFAQDVMRERGIDLSAHRAQQLGRAQCASADLILVMDRTQRRHVEDRYPLARGKVFRIGEHENFDVHDPYRQPRFVFERSARLIELGVNGWLSRLRLV; encoded by the coding sequence ATGATCGAATCGATTCTCGTCGTCTGCGAAGGCAACCTCTGCCGCAGCCCGATGGCGGCCGCGTTCTTCGCGGCCGCGCTGCCGGGGCGCGCGGTGACGTCGGCGGGCTTCGACGCGCTCGTCGGGCTGCCCGCCGCGCCGTTCGCGCAGGACGTGATGCGTGAGCGCGGCATCGATCTCTCCGCGCATCGCGCGCAGCAGCTCGGCCGCGCGCAGTGCGCTTCGGCGGACCTGATTCTCGTGATGGACCGCACGCAGCGGCGGCACGTCGAGGACCGGTATCCGCTCGCGCGCGGCAAGGTGTTTCGCATCGGCGAGCATGAGAACTTCGACGTTCACGATCCCTATCGCCAACCGCGCTTCGTGTTCGAGCGGTCCGCGCGGCTCATCGAGCTCGGCGTGAACGGCTGGCTGTCGCGGCTGCGGCTCGTGTGA
- a CDS encoding polysaccharide biosynthesis tyrosine autokinase, whose amino-acid sequence MNSNQSGTQALPESDGETDFIAILDILIESRWLIAAIATGCFAIGVAYAVLSKPVYQADILIQVEDSPDTSAAKSLLGDVSSLFDVKSSAAAETQILASRLVVSRAVDQLKLFVDAKPKRFPLIGNWLARRNEGLSNPGFAGFGGYAWGQERIDVATFDVPRSLEGDKFELTMLDARRYRLAGGDLERGAEGVVGRLERFAAKGGAIALRVDAAAAKPGATFVLVRRSRLRTIEDLQDNLDVQERVKQSDVVVASLRDTDPELVSSALNEIGRQYVAQNIQRKSAEAAQSLEFLNAQLPTLKRHLTDSEARLTKLRDEHGTVDLTEEAKLVLAQSADAKTRLLELQQKRQELLSRFTPKHPSVVAIDRQIAALDGYRGAAEQQIKRLPDLQQQIVRLMLDVKVDTDLYTALLNNMQQLQLVRAGKVGNVRLVDTAAVPEVPVKPKKALVAIASLLIGVLAGCGTAVGRSMLFHGISDPNEIERRLGMNVYATVPRSEQQRALTERAKRKERAMSLLSVVHPDEPAVESLRSLRTALQFAMLEAKNNVVVIAGPAPGVGKSFVSANLAAVLTMAGKRVLLIDGDIRKGHLNDYLGLARGKGFSELIAGAVQPDDVLHRDVIAGLDFISTGAMPKNPAELLLNPRVPELIDAFSTRYDVIVIDSPPVLAVADTGILAATAGTAFLVALAGSTKLGEIAESAKRLAQNGVRLSGIVFNGINPRLGQYGYGSKYGGYRYVAYEYGAKRDA is encoded by the coding sequence ATGAATTCCAACCAATCCGGCACACAAGCGCTTCCCGAGAGCGACGGCGAAACCGACTTCATCGCCATTCTCGACATCCTGATCGAAAGCCGCTGGCTGATCGCGGCGATCGCGACCGGCTGCTTTGCGATCGGCGTCGCGTATGCGGTGCTCAGCAAGCCCGTCTATCAGGCGGACATCCTGATTCAGGTCGAGGACAGCCCGGACACGTCCGCCGCGAAGAGCCTGCTCGGCGATGTTTCGTCGCTCTTCGACGTGAAATCGTCCGCGGCGGCGGAGACGCAGATTCTCGCGTCGCGGCTTGTCGTGTCGCGCGCGGTCGACCAATTGAAGCTCTTCGTCGATGCGAAGCCGAAGCGCTTTCCGTTGATCGGCAATTGGCTCGCGCGCCGCAATGAGGGGCTGTCGAATCCGGGCTTCGCCGGCTTCGGCGGCTATGCGTGGGGCCAGGAGCGCATCGACGTCGCGACGTTCGATGTGCCGCGTTCGCTCGAAGGCGACAAGTTCGAGCTGACGATGCTCGATGCGCGCCGCTATCGGCTCGCGGGCGGCGATCTCGAACGCGGCGCCGAAGGCGTGGTCGGCAGGCTCGAACGCTTTGCGGCGAAGGGCGGGGCGATCGCGCTGCGTGTCGATGCGGCCGCCGCGAAGCCGGGTGCGACGTTCGTGCTCGTGCGCCGCTCGCGTTTGCGCACGATCGAGGATCTGCAGGACAACCTCGACGTGCAGGAGCGCGTCAAGCAATCGGACGTGGTCGTCGCGAGCCTGCGCGACACCGATCCGGAGCTCGTCAGCAGCGCGCTCAACGAAATCGGGCGGCAATACGTCGCGCAGAACATCCAGCGCAAATCGGCGGAGGCCGCGCAATCGCTCGAGTTTCTCAACGCCCAGCTGCCGACGCTCAAGCGGCACCTGACCGATTCCGAAGCACGCCTGACGAAATTGCGAGACGAGCACGGAACCGTCGATTTGACCGAAGAGGCGAAGCTCGTGCTCGCGCAATCGGCCGATGCGAAGACACGCCTGCTCGAGCTGCAGCAGAAGCGGCAGGAGCTGCTGTCGCGCTTCACGCCGAAGCATCCGAGCGTCGTCGCGATCGATCGGCAGATCGCCGCGCTCGACGGCTATCGCGGCGCGGCCGAGCAGCAAATCAAGCGGCTGCCGGATCTGCAGCAGCAGATCGTGCGACTGATGCTCGACGTGAAGGTCGACACCGATCTCTACACGGCGTTGCTGAACAACATGCAGCAGTTGCAGCTCGTGCGAGCGGGGAAGGTCGGCAACGTGCGGCTCGTCGATACGGCAGCGGTGCCGGAAGTGCCCGTCAAGCCGAAGAAGGCGCTTGTCGCGATCGCGTCGCTGCTGATCGGCGTGCTCGCCGGCTGCGGGACCGCGGTCGGCCGCTCGATGCTGTTTCATGGCATTTCCGATCCGAACGAGATCGAGCGCCGTCTGGGCATGAACGTCTATGCGACCGTGCCGCGCAGCGAGCAGCAGCGGGCGCTGACCGAGCGCGCGAAGCGCAAGGAGCGCGCGATGTCGCTGCTGTCCGTCGTGCATCCGGACGAGCCGGCCGTCGAGAGCCTGCGCAGTCTGCGCACGGCGCTGCAGTTCGCGATGCTCGAAGCGAAGAACAACGTCGTCGTGATCGCGGGCCCCGCGCCGGGCGTCGGCAAGTCGTTCGTGTCGGCGAATCTCGCCGCGGTGCTGACGATGGCCGGCAAGCGCGTGCTGCTGATCGACGGCGACATCCGCAAGGGGCATCTGAACGACTATCTCGGCCTCGCGCGCGGCAAGGGATTCTCCGAACTGATCGCGGGCGCGGTGCAGCCGGACGACGTGCTGCATCGCGACGTGATCGCCGGGCTCGACTTCATCTCGACGGGCGCGATGCCGAAGAACCCGGCGGAACTGTTGCTCAACCCGCGCGTGCCCGAGTTGATCGATGCGTTCTCGACGCGCTACGACGTCATCGTGATCGATTCGCCGCCGGTGCTCGCGGTGGCCGATACGGGCATCCTCGCCGCGACGGCGGGCACTGCGTTTCTCGTCGCGCTCGCCGGCTCGACGAAGCTCGGCGAGATTGCCGAATCCGCGAAGCGCCTCGCGCAGAACGGCGTGCGGCTGAGCGGCATCGTGTTCAACGGGATCAATCCGCGGCTCGGCCAGTACGGGTACGGATCGAAGTACGGCGGCTATCGCTACGTTGCGTACGAATACGGAGCGAAGCGCGATGCGTGA
- a CDS encoding lipopolysaccharide biosynthesis protein, which produces MIRARDSIVSLCGVVAGQIALFGCISLIGRFQGPEALGHFNYLLALATFAGTLLACRYELACVSDSAAESFNALVNVMALGTAIVALGGAAIFVTGRAELVAVAAYGFAVFIQLAAGGYLNSLRRYGWIAASRIAVNGSFLACMLAATVVPTLGRVDAFGTYTAVTVFVALSMLLAVACHGKRRGYSFEVTRAFFVEHSRFAKYILPSTLCGSVLTYALAIVIPHWFDAQSAGYFAAAYRLGFFPVSLVAQSLGGVFRRDAMAAMARDDARAMVPKVFGAYARSLALLAAGYAAGGALLFGPLVGLFFGARWSGAIAFFQCMIPLFAFQMIYVPLSQIFLAARAQRIDFLFQLGSGVVLAGALCTAKLADLSVLASVRLFSFSGAVLMIAGIALTFGVMKGSVSRRRADA; this is translated from the coding sequence ATGATCCGTGCTCGCGATTCGATCGTGTCGCTGTGCGGCGTCGTCGCCGGGCAGATCGCGCTTTTCGGCTGCATCTCGCTGATCGGGCGCTTCCAGGGCCCGGAGGCGCTCGGCCATTTCAACTATTTGCTCGCGCTTGCGACGTTCGCCGGCACGCTGCTCGCGTGCCGCTACGAGCTCGCTTGCGTGAGCGACAGTGCGGCGGAGTCGTTCAACGCGCTCGTGAACGTGATGGCGCTCGGCACGGCGATCGTTGCGCTCGGCGGTGCGGCGATTTTCGTGACGGGCCGTGCGGAGCTGGTCGCCGTCGCCGCGTATGGCTTTGCCGTATTCATTCAATTGGCCGCGGGCGGCTATCTGAACAGCCTGAGGCGCTATGGCTGGATCGCGGCGAGCCGCATCGCCGTGAACGGTTCGTTTCTCGCTTGCATGCTCGCCGCGACGGTCGTGCCGACGCTCGGAAGAGTCGACGCGTTCGGCACATATACGGCGGTCACGGTATTCGTCGCACTGTCGATGCTGCTCGCGGTTGCCTGTCACGGCAAGCGGCGCGGCTATTCGTTCGAAGTGACGCGTGCATTCTTCGTCGAGCATAGCCGCTTCGCGAAGTACATCCTGCCGTCGACGCTTTGCGGCTCGGTGTTGACCTATGCGCTCGCGATCGTGATTCCACACTGGTTCGATGCGCAGAGCGCGGGCTATTTCGCGGCCGCGTATCGGCTCGGTTTCTTTCCGGTATCGCTGGTTGCGCAGAGCCTCGGCGGCGTGTTTCGGCGCGACGCGATGGCCGCGATGGCGCGTGATGACGCACGAGCGATGGTGCCGAAGGTATTCGGCGCGTATGCGCGCTCGCTCGCGCTGCTCGCGGCGGGCTATGCAGCAGGCGGCGCGCTGTTGTTCGGCCCGCTCGTCGGGCTCTTCTTCGGCGCGCGCTGGAGCGGCGCGATCGCGTTCTTCCAATGCATGATCCCGCTCTTCGCATTCCAGATGATCTATGTGCCGCTGTCGCAGATCTTTCTCGCGGCGCGCGCGCAGCGCATCGATTTCCTGTTTCAGCTCGGCTCAGGCGTCGTGCTCGCCGGTGCGTTGTGTACGGCGAAGCTCGCGGATCTGTCGGTGCTCGCGAGCGTGCGCCTGTTTTCCTTTTCCGGCGCCGTGCTGATGATCGCCGGCATCGCGCTGACGTTTGGCGTGATGAAAGGCAGCGTGTCTCGTCGGCGTGCCGACGCATGA
- a CDS encoding capsular polysaccharide export protein, LipB/KpsS family — protein sequence MIVVVIDSMERYYFAARLVKAVRKEFGFLFATSEPVAHLMALSAGIRSVYLRRGAPMPAASDAAAAIRSDASIEVLNGQMTPGLARADAAAIYAAMSNVFRRRLISQCLMWNGQQLVCRAVAHACAAHGVPTKFVEISNLPDKLFVDRLGVNALSSISRSPAVIDGLPMPTEDEHRRWLARYERYKARPLPQARTSWRRKAVSAVNYALKTATQGVARKRFDTVRATNGALAPAEAKALTAKELSAVRYVFLPLQVSGDTQIKLHSDVDNLKAIQLAFEHAANESADLIVKLHPAECDTAVIDEVVRMQRVYRFDIVTSPTTDLIRHAYSVVTINSTVGLEALLYGKPVMSLGRCFYKEFDRARLLKYIHSFLIDGIDYFGTGEIAPRAARNVFSMKH from the coding sequence ATGATTGTCGTCGTCATCGATTCCATGGAGCGTTATTACTTTGCCGCGCGGCTCGTGAAGGCGGTCAGAAAGGAGTTCGGCTTTCTGTTCGCGACGAGCGAGCCGGTCGCGCACCTGATGGCGCTGAGCGCGGGCATCCGGTCGGTTTATCTGCGGCGCGGCGCGCCGATGCCGGCGGCGTCCGACGCGGCGGCCGCGATTCGTTCCGACGCGTCGATCGAAGTGCTGAACGGGCAAATGACGCCCGGGCTCGCGCGTGCCGACGCGGCGGCGATCTATGCCGCGATGTCCAACGTGTTTCGTCGCCGTCTGATTTCGCAGTGCCTGATGTGGAACGGGCAGCAGCTCGTGTGCCGCGCGGTCGCGCATGCGTGCGCGGCGCACGGCGTTCCGACGAAGTTCGTCGAGATCTCGAACCTGCCGGACAAGCTGTTCGTCGATCGGCTCGGCGTCAACGCGCTGTCGTCGATCAGCCGCAGTCCGGCCGTCATCGACGGCTTGCCGATGCCGACCGAGGACGAGCATCGCCGCTGGCTCGCGCGCTACGAGCGATACAAGGCGAGGCCGCTGCCGCAAGCGCGCACGTCGTGGCGGCGCAAGGCGGTGTCGGCCGTCAACTATGCGTTGAAGACCGCCACGCAAGGCGTGGCGCGCAAGCGCTTCGATACGGTGCGCGCGACCAACGGCGCGCTCGCGCCGGCCGAGGCGAAAGCGCTGACGGCGAAGGAGCTGTCGGCGGTGCGCTACGTGTTCCTGCCGCTGCAGGTGTCCGGCGATACGCAGATCAAGCTGCATTCGGACGTCGACAATCTGAAGGCGATCCAGCTTGCGTTCGAGCACGCGGCGAACGAAAGCGCGGACCTGATCGTCAAGCTGCATCCGGCGGAGTGCGATACGGCCGTGATCGACGAAGTCGTGCGGATGCAGCGCGTCTATCGCTTCGACATCGTCACGTCGCCGACGACCGATCTGATCAGGCACGCGTATTCGGTCGTCACGATCAATTCGACGGTCGGGCTCGAGGCACTCCTGTACGGCAAGCCGGTCATGTCGCTCGGCCGGTGCTTCTACAAGGAATTCGATCGCGCGCGGCTGCTCAAGTACATCCATTCGTTCCTGATCGACGGCATCGATTACTTCGGCACGGGCGAAATCGCGCCGCGCGCGGCGAGGAACGTATTTTCGATGAAGCACTGA
- a CDS encoding serine O-acetyltransferase has protein sequence MRTTLKQTIVAIAEDCRRNAFFKTRCVVVFFRIANYLACRSKLTLALGAPAIALYIVVCDWIMGIEIPVKTKIGKGLTLYHGTGLVINGYCEIGERCVLRHGVTIGNTLQPDGTYSGVPFIGDDVEFGAHSIALGEIRIGNRARIGAGAVLLRDVPDGGVAVGVPARVLEKEKSAA, from the coding sequence ATGCGCACGACGCTGAAACAGACGATCGTCGCGATCGCCGAGGATTGCCGCCGCAATGCGTTCTTCAAGACGCGCTGCGTCGTCGTGTTCTTCCGGATCGCGAACTATCTCGCGTGCCGCAGCAAGCTGACGCTTGCGCTCGGCGCGCCGGCGATCGCGCTCTACATCGTCGTCTGCGACTGGATCATGGGCATCGAGATTCCGGTCAAGACGAAGATCGGCAAGGGCCTCACGCTGTATCACGGCACGGGGCTCGTCATCAACGGCTATTGCGAGATCGGCGAGCGTTGCGTGCTGCGGCACGGCGTGACGATCGGCAACACACTGCAGCCGGACGGCACCTACAGCGGCGTGCCGTTCATCGGCGACGACGTCGAATTCGGCGCGCACAGCATCGCGCTCGGCGAGATTCGGATCGGCAACCGCGCGCGCATCGGCGCAGGCGCCGTGCTGCTGCGGGACGTGCCGGACGGCGGCGTCGCGGTGGGCGTGCCGGCGCGCGTGCTCGAGAAGGAGAAGAGCGCAGCATGA